Genomic segment of Gammaproteobacteria bacterium:
CCTCACCGCAACCGTAGGGGGCGGGACTTTGGCCGCCGACCTGAGCCTGGATGCCAGGGGTAAGGCCGCTGCGTTAGCAGCAAACGTCGATGCCAAGCAGCTTGGTTTGGGAGCCCTGCTCAAGGAGACCAGGGGCGCTGATCTCATGGAAGGCGGCAAGACGGACGTCACGATAAAGGTAGCAGGAAGTGGTGATTCGGTGCGCGCCATTATGGCAGGTCTCAATGGCAACCTGTTGGTGGAGGTAGGCAAAGCGCGCATCAACAATGCCACCATGAATAAGACCACATCGGCTATCGTCACGACAACCCGGGGCCTTATCAATCCCCTCAGCGCCACGGATCCCTATACCAATCTAGAATGCGGCGTCGTTCGCTTTGATATCAAGGACGGCATCGCAACATCCGACAAGGGCATCGGCGTCGAGACCCAAAAGCTCCTTATTTCGGGTGGCGGCGAGGTCAATCTCAAGACTGAAAAACTGCACCTCGGCGTGCAACCCAGGGCGCGCAAGGGCATCGGTGTGGGATCGCTTGCCAGTGTCGTCGTCATAGGGGGCACGCTCGCCCATCCGAAACCCGAAGCCGACCCCGAGGAGCTCGTTAAGAAAGGTGCAGCGGTCGGCGCGGCGGTGGCGACCGGGGGTCTGGCGCTGCTCGGCGGGGCGCTGCTTGACTCGGGTACCAAGGATGAACACCCTTGTGCAACCGCCCTCACAAAGGCGCCGGCCAAGGCGGCAAGTACGGAAGGGGCAAAGCCCGGCGCGTCAACCAAGGAGCCAACGGCAAGTAGCAGTGAGACGAAGGCGGGGGCAGCCTCCAAGGAGAAGGAAACCAAAGAAGAGGGTCTCGGTGGAATGTTGGAGGGGATCAAGAAGGGTATCTTCGGGAAGTAGCCCTCTTGCTATCCCCGGTCAAGCGAATGGCCGTGTATGCTATTTGACCGTGGGCTGTTGAAACGCCAGCGCGCCGGTATGATGCAGCACCATGAGTGTCTGATCGTCTTTTGCCGGTATCCCACCTCGAAACCTCGCCACCGCATCGAGCAGCAAGCAATTGAGCCTGGCGGGCTCTCTTCTATCTAGCTCGCGAACAAGGGTAAGTAAACCGTCTTCACCGAGCGGCTCATTGTTTGTGTTCGTCGCTTCAATGAGTGAGTCGGTGTACATTAAGATAACATCGCCACGGCCAAGCGCCACGGCAAACTCGACGTAGTCTGTCGGCTCAATCACACCAAGGGGCAGATTCAGGGGACCTCCAGCCTGCACCGGGATATCATGATCCAAGAGCTCCCAGGTGCGAGTTTGGGCGTGATACCAAAGCGGTTTTGGATGGCCGGCATTGCAGATGATGAGGTGATCCGTGGCGGTGAAATAAGTCACAAACAGGGCGGTCGCGAAGCAGCCGGCGCTGTCGAGCCTCGAGAATTCCTGATTGATTGCTCGCGCAAAGCGCGTCTGGTCTGACATGTTGATGTGTTTGCGCATCAGGCGCCTCAAGCGTGTGGCCGACTCGCCGACGCTTGCCCCGTGACCGGAGATGTCCACTATGGCAAAGCGCGATATTTGGCCGGCGCCTGCGATAGACACGTAGTTCAAATCGCCCCCGCGGTTGCTTTCCTCGAAGGGCAGCGATGTGATCCAGGCATCGATTCCCGGTACCGAAAACGCACACTCACCGCGTTCATTGCCACCCCAAACCTCCATCCACTTCAGCGGACGAGGGCCTGCGTTGGCTCGCTGATAATCGGCGATGCTTATGGGCGATTGCATGAGGGCTGGGGCTTGCATGGGAAATAAGACCGGAGACGGGATGAATGGATTACACCTGGCCGAGGGTAGCCACCACTCCCGTCGGGTTTGGGTATGTTGCACACTATAAACGTGCCAGGTACCCGATCTGCTCGCGTTTTAAGCGGCTGTTCCGCTGCAAAATTTCCTATGTTCATGTTTAAAAGCCAGTTTTCAGGATGTTTATCCTCGCGCACCCTGCGTTCGATCCACCTGGAGCCTAGTTTGACATCATCCTGCTTTCCCCTGGGTGACAGATTGCTTACAGAACGCTTACAGATTTGAATTGAACGGTTGAGACGAGGCGGAGAGCCTGGGAGGGTGTCAGGCTTTGGCGCGCACCGCAGCGGCAGCGGGCAGCGTGGCGTAGCTGGGGCCTGTCAGGGGGTATCAGGATACCTGTGTGCGTCTCTGATAAACGAGGCGTAGGAATCCGGATTTCTTAGTGACGCTTCAAAGCTCATCCTTGCGTATTTTTCAGACTACCCTTCGTATCTTTCAAAAGGCCAGCCAAGAAAACGTTTCTCGACTGGGGGTACGCGCTGCAAGCTCTCGTGGATGAGGGTGTGCGCCCGCCTCAGGCGCTATGCAGTCTTCCCATTGTTTCCTTTGATGAGGAAATACAGAAGTATCAGCGCCAGGGTCACCTGAAATTCCATTCCGCCCATCGGATGCGATTCTGAGGGCACGAAACTCCAGCGACCCCAATGAACCATGACGGTTGCGCCTATGATCACGATCAGCATCATGAGTGCCCCAAGCCGGGTCATCCACTCTTGCATGACGCCGCCTAGCAGGATGAGCGCACCACCGACTGTCTCTGCCAGTGCAACCAGAAGTGCGACAAACACCGGGAGGCCAGCCATCTCGGCAAATCCCGATACATTGGGGAATTTCCCAAGGCCGTGGTAGAGAAATACACTGGCAACTGCGATGCGAAGTAGCCAGTGCGCATGTGGCGCGAGATTATCTAAGGCTTTCATCATCTTCTCCTCCGTCGCTTGTCCCCTGCATCTCCCAGTGTAATCCGGGAGAAGTTGCAGAAGCATCTTTTGGCAGCGCTGCGTGTGTCTGAAACACCCCTCTGTTACGGGTATGGGTACGTGAATGGAATTGGGGTCCCACCGTAAGGATGGATTTTAGGTGTCACGCTCCCCCCTGAAACGCTCTCTATGACCGTTATTTATAATACAGATTACGGGTATGGAAAAGCATTAAAAGCGGGGCGAGGCAGGCGCGCATAACCTGTGCTCAGTCTTTATTAGCTCTGGTCTTAGGGTTTCTTTGGCGTTACATATTTTTGTATCGCGAGCTCAAAGCGTTCTGCGACGGCCTCAACGGTGATCCAGTGCATACCGTCGGGCCGGCGCTTCCTTGAAACGGGATAGTCCTCGCCTGGGTATTGGGTATAGCCATCCACGATGAGGTCCCCGTACTTGCGATATGGCCCCGTACGCTTGGGGTTGGTGTTGCCATAGAGGCCAATGACAGGGACCTCCAGCGCCCGCGCGATATGCAGCGGGCCGGTGTCGGGACTTACCACGACGTCGCTGCCGTCAATCAGATAAGCGACTCGCCGCAGATCATCGCCTAACTCATTCAGCGGCCTGGCCCGCGTGAGACGCATAATAGCGTTCGCGGCTGCGGCTTCTACCGATGACGGCCCGCCAATCAAGACGGGTTGGTAGCCGAAATCGCTCTCGATGATCTCAAGAAGACGCGCATAGCGCGCCGTTGGCCAATCCTTTTCCCGGTGGCGGGTCGCCACCACGACGGCGCAGACAGGTCGCTCGAGACGCTCAAAAAACCGGTGTTGCGCTTCTCGCTCCTCCTCGGTGATGACGATGCCCCATTCCAGCGGATTCGGGTCAACATGAAGATAGGCAAGGAACTCGAAATACTGATCCTGTACGTGCTGAATCGCGTGAGGTGGAATGCGGTGTGTGGTAGTGAGCCAGTTGAGTTCCCGCGCGCGAGCCCGGTCAAATCCGAGCTTCACAGGTGAACGTGCGGCCGCCGTCAGGATCCCCGCCTTGATAGAGACCTGGAGGGCGATGATCAGATCGAAACGTCGGCGGCGAAGCGCGAGGATGCAGCTCGCAAAATCGCGAACGCGCAGCACGCCGCGGCTTCGACGTAACAGGATAAATTCGTCGATGGCAGGATGGTTATAAACCAGTTGGTAAGCAGGCGCCTGGATCACCCAGGTGAGGGAAATATTAGGCGCAGCACGCTTCAATGCGTTGGCCACCGGCAGCACATGCACCGCATTGCCGAGCGAGCTCATCCTCATGATGGCGACGTTGTGATAGCGGTCGATGGGCTCAGGCATCGCTAGCGCGAAGCAAGGGGTCAATTCGCGAATGCTGGACCGTCATGGGGCCAGTGACGCTGTTAGGGGTCGCATTGCATGTATCGGCAAATG
This window contains:
- a CDS encoding PP2C family protein-serine/threonine phosphatase, whose translation is MQAPALMQSPISIADYQRANAGPRPLKWMEVWGGNERGECAFSVPGIDAWITSLPFEESNRGGDLNYVSIAGAGQISRFAIVDISGHGASVGESATRLRRLMRKHINMSDQTRFARAINQEFSRLDSAGCFATALFVTYFTATDHLIICNAGHPKPLWYHAQTRTWELLDHDIPVQAGGPLNLPLGVIEPTDYVEFAVALGRGDVILMYTDSLIEATNTNNEPLGEDGLLTLVRELDRREPARLNCLLLDAVARFRGGIPAKDDQTLMVLHHTGALAFQQPTVK
- a CDS encoding DoxX family protein; translation: MMKALDNLAPHAHWLLRIAVASVFLYHGLGKFPNVSGFAEMAGLPVFVALLVALAETVGGALILLGGVMQEWMTRLGALMMLIVIIGATVMVHWGRWSFVPSESHPMGGMEFQVTLALILLYFLIKGNNGKTA
- a CDS encoding glycosyltransferase family 9 protein, translated to MPEPIDRYHNVAIMRMSSLGNAVHVLPVANALKRAAPNISLTWVIQAPAYQLVYNHPAIDEFILLRRSRGVLRVRDFASCILALRRRRFDLIIALQVSIKAGILTAAARSPVKLGFDRARARELNWLTTTHRIPPHAIQHVQDQYFEFLAYLHVDPNPLEWGIVITEEEREAQHRFFERLERPVCAVVVATRHREKDWPTARYARLLEIIESDFGYQPVLIGGPSSVEAAAANAIMRLTRARPLNELGDDLRRVAYLIDGSDVVVSPDTGPLHIARALEVPVIGLYGNTNPKRTGPYRKYGDLIVDGYTQYPGEDYPVSRKRRPDGMHWITVEAVAERFELAIQKYVTPKKP